GCCTGTTTAATGAAGAAAAATCAAAAGAGATCGGCAGGTTGGAAGAGCACTACCTGATAGAAAAGAAAATAGCGAAAGAAAAAGCTAAAGCCAAAGTAGAGGCGGTGATAAAATCCGAAAAAAAAGCGCAAAGGCATAGACTTCAATTTATGGGCAGCTTTATTGTCATTGTAGCATTGTTAATAGTTGTATTCACACTTGCCGGGGTTTATATTCCGATTGGTTTTGCAAAAATACTGATTTTCATTATCTTCGTGCTGTTATTTGAATTTATCCTGGTGTTGTTAGACCCAATGGTAGATGAATTTTCCGGTGGAGCACCGGCAATAAAGCTTGCTTTCAATGCCATGGTGGCAGGGATGATGTATCCTTTACACAGGTTTCTTGAGTCTAAACTTAAAAGTATGATATTAAAAAAGAAAACGAAGAGAACATAACTTTGTAATCCGATAGCTATCGGATTGATTTAAAAATTATTATGGATGTTATTTTTTGGATAAAATTGATCGCTTTCTGGGCATTTGCTCTTGTTTTCTGTTTATTATTTGCCCCGGAAGGTGATACACTTATATTTGGAAATAAGCTAAAACGTGGGACAGTAATTAAAATTATGTATTTATTCTTTTGGATTCTCTCAAGCTTGTTAATTCTTTGGGGCGTCATATAAATATAGTTGGCAATCGGCAATCGGCAGTCGGCAGTCCACAATCGACAGTCCACAGTCGGCAGTTGGCAGTTGGCAGTCCACAGTCCACAATCGGCAGTTGGCAGTCCATCCCGAGTACTCGGGAGCAGTCGGCAATTGTTTTTTGCCGACTGGGGACTGCCGACTGCCGATTGATTAAGTTAAGTTTCTAAATCCAGTTGCCATATTGTTTTAATGGTTTGATTGTTATTTTCTTTTTTGTCGACTGTGGACTGCCGACTGCCGACTGATTTTTTTGCCGACTGGAGACTGTAGATTGCCGACTGCCGACTGCCAACTTTTTATTCACTTATTCCCTTTCCCGGGAGTGCAGCAATTATTCTATTGGCCATCTTCTGTATATTATCACCGATGATCCGTTGGATGTTATTTGAGTTTGAGTTATAGAAGATCTTTATTTTGCTGCCTGCAATTTGTTTGCCCTCCCTGTTATAAATGGAGTAATGAACTATAAAATCCCGTTCATAATCCTGCCTCGTCCTGTCTAAACAATGCTCATAATTGGTATTTACTTCAAATTGAGTAACGAAGATATAATATCCCAGGTCGTATTTTTTGTTGAAGTATTCAAAAAATTTAGGGTCTTTGATCTTTGCTCCAAAATATTTATTTTCAAACTTCATCTTGCCAAACCTGCCTGAAAAAGGAGATTCAGGGCTTTTTTTTAATTTTCTTTTCACTGTTTCGAGAGATACAGGCAAAGCCTTTTCTTTTGGAGGGGCATAATTATCTACATAATCCGGTTCATTGACCAAATCCTGGTAATTATAAGTTAACGACCTGTATATTTTATTCAGATCAGTTACCGAATCTTCAATGGAGCCTCCCATAAGATGCACGGTTTCATAATCAGGGGACTGGATCATTGTATTTAAGTTTTTACGGAAAACCTGCCTTACTTTAGTTCTTGGAATACCAGATGCAGCAGCGATCTCATCATCAGCATCGGAAAAATATAAATAAGGGTCAAAAGGTACGACTAAAACTTTTTTCTGGGTTCCGGGAACTGGGTTCTTGTCGGAGCGAAGCATAGATCCCCCCGAGTACTCGGGGGGGGTATTGGTTTCTGGGTACTGATCATCTATTCCCTCTATTTCCCCTTTTACTTCTATTTCCGTATTTACTTCTTTTTCCTCTATTTCCTCTACATCCTCTACTTCCTTTACTTCCTTTATTTCCTTTACTTTCTTCATATCTTCTTTTTTGCGTGACTTTATATATTCCTTTGCTAACACTTTTTCCACTGTTTCAACTTCACCCTTTGCCTTATATCCAACAATAAGTTTCTGGCCTGCTTTTATATGCAGGTCATTCAATCCCATTAATTGATCAAGAGATATATTGTATTTTTTTGATAAACTCCAAAGGGTCTCTCCTGGTTTTACAATATGAATTATAGCTTCTTTGAATGTTTGTTTTTCTACCAGTATTGTAGGTTGATGTTCTCCGGTTTCCACGATATGTATGATAATACCTTTTTCAGAAATTCCGGATCTTTTGATGACATCAGGATGATATGGAATGTTGATGACCTGCCCTGTTTTCAAACCGTTTTCCAATGCAGGATTAATTTCCAGTAGCCCGGCAATGGGTACGCCATGTTTTGTAGAAATTCCATAGATGGTCTCACCGGCAGAAACCAGGTATATGAGATGGAGCTTGCCTTTGATCTTCTGGACACCGATCGAATCGCAGGAAGGATATGGGGAAATAGAGGAATAGGGAAATAAGGATTTCGAGTTTCGAGTTAAGGGTATAAGAGTATGTGTTATAGCAGAATAAACTATTGAACTAAAAAAAAACAATAGAAAAATAACAGAATTGTATTTCATTGTTACTTTAAAATAATTTCACCACATCATTTCCAATAACAAATGCCATAAAAGAGAATAATATTACCATTCCTATGACCTGTGCATTTATCATAAATTTATCACTGAATTTTTTCCCCGAAACTGCTTCAATACTTAAGAAGGCGGCATGCCCTCCGTCTAAGGCAGGTATGGGCAGTACATTGATAAAAGCCAGGATCATAGATAACATACCGGTAAGTAACCAAAATTTATACCACACCCATACCCCACCAAAATGTTTAGCAATGTCAATTGGGCCAGACACAGATTTTGAAAATGATAATTCACCTCTGATGATCTTGCCAAAAGCTA
This genomic stretch from Cytophagales bacterium harbors:
- a CDS encoding LysM peptidoglycan-binding domain-containing protein; the encoded protein is MKYNSVIFLLFFFSSIVYSAITHTLIPLTRNSKSLFPYSSISPYPSCDSIGVQKIKGKLHLIYLVSAGETIYGISTKHGVPIAGLLEINPALENGLKTGQVINIPYHPDVIKRSGISEKGIIIHIVETGEHQPTILVEKQTFKEAIIHIVKPGETLWSLSKKYNISLDQLMGLNDLHIKAGQKLIVGYKAKGEVETVEKVLAKEYIKSRKKEDMKKVKEIKEVKEVEDVEEIEEKEVNTEIEVKGEIEGIDDQYPETNTPPEYSGGSMLRSDKNPVPGTQKKVLVVPFDPYLYFSDADDEIAAASGIPRTKVRQVFRKNLNTMIQSPDYETVHLMGGSIEDSVTDLNKIYRSLTYNYQDLVNEPDYVDNYAPPKEKALPVSLETVKRKLKKSPESPFSGRFGKMKFENKYFGAKIKDPKFFEYFNKKYDLGYYIFVTQFEVNTNYEHCLDRTRQDYERDFIVHYSIYNREGKQIAGSKIKIFYNSNSNNIQRIIGDNIQKMANRIIAALPGKGISE